A section of the Methanosarcina mazei S-6 genome encodes:
- a CDS encoding aconitase X produces the protein MYLTKEEEQILNGEAGETLRQAIQILVALGDIYGADRLIPIKSAQIAGVSYKTIGDAGLEWISDLEGQVKVPAILNPAGMDLEDWERLRISPEFAEKQKEIVQAYKKLGIRCECTCTPYTLEGFSVSYGDHLAWSESSAISYANSVIGARTNREGGPSALSAALLGKTANYGFHLDKNRVPEVSVSVECSLKESDYGALGYVAGKLIGNRVPIFQLRSKPEKDELKSLGAAMAASGAVALYHVKGVTPEACRMDFEEPEEKIIIERSQLDEVYESKGKEPELITIGCPHCSAAELKKAAELLKGKTVSKETWIFTSRELAERYPEYIRTIEESGAKVVCDTCMVVSPATNSYSCVMVNSGKAFAYVPGMCGAQSVYGNMEACINKATGGKERKAGDSH, from the coding sequence ATGTATCTAACAAAAGAAGAAGAACAAATCCTGAACGGAGAAGCCGGAGAAACTCTCAGGCAGGCAATTCAGATCCTTGTAGCTCTTGGAGACATCTACGGAGCGGACAGGTTGATCCCTATCAAAAGCGCCCAGATTGCAGGTGTTTCCTATAAGACAATAGGAGATGCCGGGCTTGAGTGGATTTCCGACCTTGAGGGACAGGTAAAGGTTCCTGCAATCCTTAACCCTGCAGGAATGGATCTTGAAGACTGGGAGAGGCTGAGAATCTCTCCAGAATTTGCAGAAAAACAGAAAGAAATTGTTCAGGCTTATAAAAAACTCGGGATTCGCTGCGAATGTACCTGCACTCCCTATACTCTTGAAGGATTTTCAGTTAGCTATGGGGACCACCTTGCATGGAGTGAGTCCTCAGCCATTTCTTATGCAAACTCCGTGATCGGAGCCAGGACAAATAGAGAGGGAGGCCCGTCAGCCCTTTCGGCAGCACTTCTCGGGAAAACTGCAAACTACGGGTTCCACCTGGATAAAAACCGCGTGCCTGAGGTCTCTGTCAGTGTGGAGTGCTCACTTAAAGAATCGGATTACGGAGCACTTGGGTATGTTGCAGGGAAACTCATTGGGAACAGAGTGCCTATTTTTCAATTAAGGAGTAAACCGGAAAAGGATGAATTGAAATCCCTTGGGGCTGCAATGGCGGCTTCAGGAGCAGTGGCACTTTACCATGTAAAAGGAGTAACACCCGAAGCCTGCAGAATGGATTTTGAAGAGCCTGAGGAAAAAATAATAATTGAGAGAAGCCAGCTGGATGAAGTTTATGAGAGCAAAGGCAAAGAACCCGAACTGATTACTATTGGATGCCCTCACTGCTCTGCGGCCGAACTTAAGAAGGCGGCTGAATTATTGAAAGGAAAAACAGTCTCAAAGGAGACCTGGATTTTTACCTCAAGGGAACTTGCAGAAAGATATCCTGAGTATATAAGGACCATTGAAGAAAGCGGAGCTAAGGTTGTATGCGATACCTGCATGGTAGTCTCCCCTGCAACTAACAGTTATTCCTGCGTGATGGTAAATTCGGGAAAAGCCTTTGCTTATGTGCCGGGGATGTGCGGAGCTCAGAGCGTATACGGGAATATGGAAGCCTGTATCAATAAGGCGACTGGCGGGAAAGAGAGAAAGGCAGGTGATTCCCATTAA
- the glmM gene encoding phosphoglucosamine mutase, with protein MELFGTNGVRGIANEFITPELAVNVAKSLGTYMGSKGTVAIGCDTRISGQMLKSAAIAGALATGLSVIDVGTVPTPSIQYYVRDYADAGIVITASHNPREYNGIKLIAGDGSEFPRDGEREIEKIYFSGKFSIVSWDKTGSFRFDPSVNDYYIKNIVRAVNVEAIRSRRFKVVVDTGCGAGSLTLPFLLRELGCEVLTLGAQPDGTFPWRNPEPTPDALTELSALVKKTGAAFGAAHDGDADRIVFMDENGEFVNEEVLLAMMTKYMLELEKGPVVTPVSSSQRMADVTKEAGVELYWTAVGSINVARKMMETGAVFGGEGNGGLIFPKHQYCRDGAMACAKILEILASGKKLSDLTKSVPVYFNAKTKTPSRDIVGTMGRIRYETSSMGLKTDTIDGVKIWYDDGWVLIRPSGTEPIFRIFAEAKKQDRAEELMNQGLETVLRAEKA; from the coding sequence ATGGAATTATTCGGAACCAATGGTGTGCGCGGTATCGCCAACGAATTTATAACGCCTGAACTGGCGGTCAATGTGGCTAAAAGCCTTGGCACGTACATGGGCTCAAAAGGTACGGTTGCAATAGGCTGCGATACCAGGATTTCGGGCCAGATGCTGAAATCCGCAGCAATTGCCGGAGCTCTTGCAACAGGCCTGAGCGTAATTGATGTGGGGACCGTCCCTACTCCTTCTATTCAATACTACGTGCGCGACTATGCCGATGCCGGGATCGTTATCACTGCATCCCACAACCCGAGGGAATATAATGGAATTAAGCTGATTGCAGGAGACGGCTCGGAATTCCCGAGGGATGGGGAAAGGGAAATCGAAAAAATCTATTTTTCAGGCAAATTCTCGATTGTTTCATGGGACAAAACCGGAAGTTTCAGATTCGATCCGTCGGTTAATGATTATTACATAAAAAATATCGTACGCGCGGTTAATGTCGAAGCTATCAGGAGCCGGAGGTTTAAGGTAGTGGTTGATACCGGCTGCGGGGCAGGTTCCCTTACCCTTCCCTTCCTGCTCAGGGAACTGGGGTGTGAAGTCCTTACTCTCGGGGCCCAGCCTGACGGGACTTTCCCCTGGAGAAACCCGGAGCCTACTCCTGATGCCCTGACAGAGCTCTCAGCTCTCGTTAAAAAGACAGGGGCAGCTTTTGGGGCAGCTCATGACGGGGACGCAGACAGAATAGTCTTCATGGACGAGAACGGGGAGTTCGTAAATGAGGAAGTCCTGCTTGCAATGATGACGAAATACATGCTTGAGCTTGAAAAAGGGCCTGTGGTCACTCCGGTAAGCTCTTCCCAGCGCATGGCTGATGTCACAAAGGAAGCAGGGGTTGAACTTTACTGGACTGCTGTGGGTTCAATAAATGTAGCCAGAAAAATGATGGAAACAGGCGCTGTTTTTGGCGGCGAGGGCAATGGAGGTCTTATCTTCCCCAAACATCAGTACTGCCGGGACGGAGCTATGGCATGTGCAAAAATCCTTGAAATCCTTGCCAGTGGAAAGAAGCTTTCCGATTTAACTAAAAGCGTGCCTGTATATTTCAATGCAAAAACCAAGACTCCTTCCAGGGATATTGTGGGCACTATGGGAAGAATCAGATATGAGACCTCAAGCATGGGCCTTAAAACAGATACTATTGACGGAGTCAAAATCTGGTACGATGACGGATGGGTCCTTATACGTCCTTCAGGTACAGAGCCAATTTTCCGGATATTTGCCGAAGCGAAAAAGCAGGACAGAGCAGAGGAATTAATGAACCAGGGTTTGGAAACGGTTTTAAGGGCAGAAAAAGCCTGA
- a CDS encoding site-2 protease family protein, protein MKAKKTSSLKDVNPKMKPEIEDQRNGRGKSEVEESISRIYPFISRVFDVYEIQKSGDILYFFGTPKVDTENVMGELWAPLEQRGFGGTLKYELGEHVIIVAPVKKSEEKIWINLALFMATGFTTMICGAWMFGVNLTSDPIQVFRGLPFTLAILAVLGSHEMAHYAMARYHGMKTSLPYFIPFPTFIGTMGAVIRYKGPIPDRKALFDVGVAGPLVGLFVSIAVTIIGLNLDVPEINPLPDSLMFEIGLPPLFVMIQKVVGVTGSNLHPVAFAGWVGMFVTLLNLLPAGQLDGGHVLRAMLGKKADRVSSMMPRILFLIGFYVIYWLKGDGFIWIFWALFLWAFAAAGHPSPLHDKVKLDRKRILIGILTFILGLLCFTLIPFKPIT, encoded by the coding sequence TTGAAAGCTAAAAAAACCTCAAGCCTTAAAGACGTGAATCCTAAAATGAAACCGGAAATAGAAGATCAGAGAAATGGTCGCGGTAAGTCCGAAGTTGAAGAGTCGATTTCACGCATATATCCTTTCATAAGCAGGGTATTTGATGTATATGAAATCCAGAAATCCGGAGATATCCTTTATTTCTTTGGTACGCCTAAAGTGGATACTGAAAATGTAATGGGAGAGCTCTGGGCTCCCCTTGAACAGCGTGGTTTTGGGGGCACCCTGAAATACGAACTTGGAGAGCATGTTATTATTGTTGCTCCCGTAAAAAAGTCAGAGGAAAAAATCTGGATAAACCTTGCACTTTTCATGGCGACGGGGTTCACAACCATGATCTGTGGAGCCTGGATGTTCGGAGTCAACCTCACAAGTGACCCCATTCAGGTCTTCCGGGGTTTGCCGTTCACACTTGCAATACTGGCTGTACTCGGCTCACATGAAATGGCGCATTATGCAATGGCCAGATACCATGGAATGAAAACTTCCCTTCCGTATTTTATCCCTTTTCCGACTTTCATAGGCACAATGGGGGCGGTAATCCGTTACAAAGGACCTATCCCTGACAGGAAAGCTCTATTTGACGTGGGAGTTGCGGGACCTCTGGTAGGACTTTTTGTCTCTATTGCAGTCACCATAATAGGGTTGAACCTTGATGTCCCTGAAATCAATCCCCTGCCCGATTCCCTGATGTTTGAGATTGGTCTCCCACCCCTTTTTGTGATGATCCAGAAAGTTGTCGGAGTTACAGGAAGTAACCTTCACCCTGTGGCTTTTGCAGGCTGGGTAGGGATGTTTGTGACCCTTCTGAATCTCCTGCCTGCAGGGCAGCTTGACGGAGGGCACGTACTCAGGGCAATGCTTGGAAAAAAGGCGGACCGGGTATCTTCCATGATGCCGCGTATCCTTTTCCTCATAGGTTTTTACGTAATCTACTGGCTTAAAGGAGACGGCTTTATATGGATATTCTGGGCTCTCTTCCTCTGGGCTTTCGCAGCAGCCGGGCATCCGTCCCCTCTTCACGATAAAGTGAAACTGGATAGAAAGCGCATCCTTATAGGGATACTTACTTTTATACTTGGCCTGCTTTGCTTCACTCTAATCCCTTTCAAGCCCATAACCTGA
- the larE gene encoding ATP-dependent sacrificial sulfur transferase LarE, which yields MDIARIEKIREAIKARESAVIAFSGGVDSTTLAALAFEELGDRALAVTIDSPLFPRHQLETASQAACEIGIQHKILPFSLNSVPYFTANTINRCYFCKKALLETLLEFAEKTGYNAVLEGTNASEIKGENRPGYRAIQEAGEKIYSPFVEFNVTKEEIREIAANLSLSAAGRPSAACLATRIAYGQPITPEALEKIEKAEDYLLDLGFTQFRIRLHSNLARIELTQKEIEEAFRKREKISRHLKTLGFDYVTLDLEGFRSGSMDEPYLQKKSEEK from the coding sequence ATGGATATCGCCAGGATAGAAAAGATAAGAGAAGCTATTAAAGCCAGGGAAAGTGCAGTAATCGCATTCTCCGGGGGAGTGGACAGTACAACTCTTGCGGCTCTTGCATTTGAAGAGCTTGGGGACAGAGCACTTGCCGTTACAATAGATTCTCCACTTTTTCCCAGACACCAGCTTGAAACAGCTTCCCAGGCTGCCTGTGAAATAGGGATTCAGCATAAAATCCTCCCTTTTTCCCTGAACAGTGTGCCCTATTTTACTGCAAATACGATTAACAGGTGCTATTTCTGCAAAAAAGCACTTCTTGAAACCCTTCTCGAATTCGCGGAAAAAACAGGATATAATGCCGTGCTTGAAGGAACAAATGCTTCAGAAATAAAAGGGGAAAACCGCCCCGGATACAGGGCGATTCAGGAAGCCGGAGAAAAGATTTATTCCCCGTTTGTAGAGTTTAACGTTACAAAAGAAGAGATAAGGGAAATTGCTGCGAACCTCTCACTTTCTGCAGCCGGCAGACCGTCAGCAGCCTGTCTTGCCACACGCATCGCTTACGGACAGCCCATTACTCCCGAAGCTCTTGAGAAAATAGAAAAAGCCGAAGATTATCTGTTAGATCTGGGTTTTACTCAGTTCAGGATCAGGCTGCACTCAAACCTTGCCAGAATAGAGCTTACTCAAAAAGAAATTGAAGAAGCGTTCCGCAAGAGAGAAAAAATATCAAGGCATCTTAAAACACTTGGTTTTGACTATGTAACCCTTGACCTTGAGGGCTTCCGTTCAGGAAGCATGGATGAACCGTATTTGCAGAAAAAATCCGAAGAAAAATAA
- a CDS encoding DUF531 domain-containing protein, translating into MKQLMLTLGIVNTYDKIKVLDAHYRAIARAAPICHAFGFHLALYDFPFKMTAEELVAFVMEKTTIGESGSYLKILYEKNHLSVSDLPKKGFPSQFGETVITTSKPDPKRKVMPVKIAEEALHNRSFLFLVGLGHKGLPKELFERGKYHLDITSKGLSLETCTAIGAVPAHLAGLMENLRCKK; encoded by the coding sequence ATGAAGCAGCTTATGCTCACTCTCGGAATCGTTAACACCTATGACAAGATCAAAGTTCTGGATGCCCACTACAGGGCAATTGCCAGAGCCGCCCCGATCTGCCACGCTTTTGGGTTCCACCTTGCTCTTTACGACTTCCCGTTCAAAATGACCGCAGAAGAGCTGGTTGCGTTTGTAATGGAAAAAACCACAATAGGCGAATCTGGAAGTTATCTGAAAATCCTTTATGAAAAAAATCATCTTTCAGTGTCCGATCTCCCAAAAAAAGGTTTCCCGTCCCAGTTTGGAGAAACAGTTATTACCACTTCAAAACCGGACCCAAAAAGGAAAGTAATGCCCGTAAAAATCGCTGAAGAAGCTTTGCACAACCGTTCTTTCTTATTTCTTGTGGGCCTCGGGCATAAAGGGCTTCCAAAAGAACTTTTTGAAAGAGGGAAATACCACCTCGATATCACCTCTAAAGGCCTTTCCCTCGAGACATGCACTGCAATAGGGGCTGTACCCGCCCATCTCGCCGGGCTGATGGAAAACCTGCGATGCAAAAAGTGA
- a CDS encoding TIGR04013 family B12-binding domain/radical SAM domain-containing protein: MEVNFRYSKKNSYSFAVLSPVLPEAGFTDSPVDGIMIYSFTTRQAAKVFKEVENAGKDSIFIAGGPHPSGCPEETLKYFDYVVIGEGEETLPELVRVLQKKGDPGEVRGIAYKNPDTGRITLTPERPHVNLDSYPCFNPKKLRAPIEISRGCPWGCKYCQTPRLFGREVRHRSIDSILKNAQHYNDLRFIASNAFAYGSDGIHPRFDKVEKLLSALHKLPDKKIFFGTFPSEVRPEFVTEESVELVRKYCANDSLSLGAQSGSDRILKEIRRGHTVEDSISAVECCLEHDIMPAVDFIFGLPTETEEDQEKSLELVRWICEKGGTVRAHYMTPLPGTPYASSVPSDVSDRVRRELGKLALGGKLTGYWEKHRKV; the protein is encoded by the coding sequence ATGGAAGTGAATTTTCGATACAGCAAAAAGAATTCCTACAGCTTTGCGGTACTTTCACCTGTGCTTCCTGAAGCGGGATTTACGGACAGTCCCGTTGACGGGATAATGATCTATAGTTTTACCACACGACAAGCAGCAAAAGTATTCAAAGAAGTAGAAAACGCAGGCAAGGACTCGATCTTCATCGCGGGAGGGCCTCACCCTTCCGGGTGTCCGGAGGAGACGCTAAAATATTTCGATTACGTGGTAATTGGAGAAGGCGAGGAAACTCTTCCGGAACTTGTAAGGGTCCTGCAGAAGAAAGGAGATCCCGGAGAGGTAAGAGGAATCGCTTACAAAAACCCGGATACCGGCAGAATAACCCTGACTCCTGAAAGGCCGCATGTGAATCTGGACTCGTATCCCTGCTTTAATCCGAAGAAGCTCCGAGCCCCCATTGAAATAAGCCGCGGATGTCCCTGGGGCTGCAAGTACTGCCAGACTCCAAGACTTTTTGGGAGGGAAGTCAGGCACAGGAGCATTGATTCCATCCTGAAGAATGCACAGCACTATAACGACCTCCGCTTCATAGCTTCAAATGCTTTCGCTTATGGGAGTGATGGAATTCACCCCAGGTTCGATAAGGTAGAAAAACTGCTCTCTGCGCTTCACAAACTGCCCGATAAAAAAATCTTTTTCGGGACTTTCCCTTCCGAGGTCCGTCCCGAGTTCGTGACCGAAGAATCTGTAGAGCTTGTAAGGAAATACTGCGCAAACGACAGCCTCAGCCTTGGAGCCCAATCCGGCAGCGACAGAATCCTTAAAGAGATAAGAAGAGGTCATACGGTTGAAGACAGCATTTCCGCTGTAGAGTGCTGCCTTGAACATGACATTATGCCTGCAGTTGATTTTATCTTCGGGCTTCCGACAGAAACCGAAGAAGACCAGGAAAAAAGCCTTGAACTCGTGCGCTGGATCTGCGAAAAAGGCGGGACTGTCAGGGCACATTATATGACCCCACTTCCGGGAACTCCATACGCATCATCAGTGCCATCAGATGTCAGCGACCGTGTAAGGAGAGAGCTTGGAAAACTTGCCCTTGGGGGAAAATTAACAGGTTACTGGGAAAAACATAGAAAAGTTTAA
- a CDS encoding type II/IV secretion system ATPase subunit — MDEVTEISEKRSFISGLFGKKGDSNSISDILNRAKTYFDKPLRSMPAYDQEKDGPLINFEVPEGLKEIERYWLQEPYALVSILEDRRTRYYRLIEPSLTKFEKELLERLYEDFQDILILNPTTSKIEKDALLVDKTLLLLERYKAEISAATIHKIIYYLKRNLLGYEKINPLLYDPYIEDISCDGVGVPLYIYHIRYLNIESNISFGEEELDSLVIKMCQLNNKHISVSQPIVDATIQDGSRLQAMLGREITPRGSSFTIRKFRKDPITPIDLLGFKTCDMEMLVYLWLVIENGYNMLFAGGTASGKTSMLNATSLFMPSTAKIVSIEDTRELLLYHNNWVSGIARESFSADSTGEVSMYDLLRAALRQRPDFIIVGEVRGEEARTLFQAMSTGHATSSTMHAGDVQTVINRLTHEPINVPHIMLQSLDVLCIQEQVYIDEKRVRRTRSLVEVLNVDPETGDLGINEIFNWDPSEDGFLKVGDSHIMQEIMHVRGWDSGQLRGEMENRRKILTYLYEKNMRSYIQVSLVVQAYQSYPKMVMEAIENNTLQGMIQDMVA; from the coding sequence ATGGATGAAGTAACAGAAATCTCGGAAAAGAGAAGTTTTATTTCGGGGTTATTCGGGAAAAAAGGCGATAGTAACTCCATCTCGGATATATTGAACAGGGCTAAAACTTATTTTGATAAGCCTTTAAGAAGCATGCCTGCGTACGACCAGGAAAAAGACGGACCTCTTATAAATTTTGAAGTTCCTGAAGGCTTGAAGGAAATTGAGAGGTACTGGCTCCAGGAACCCTATGCTCTGGTATCGATCCTGGAAGACCGCAGGACAAGGTACTACAGGCTGATAGAACCCTCCCTGACGAAGTTCGAAAAAGAGCTGCTAGAGAGGCTCTACGAAGATTTTCAGGACATTCTGATTTTGAATCCCACAACCTCAAAGATAGAAAAAGACGCACTACTTGTAGATAAGACACTTTTACTTCTTGAACGCTACAAGGCTGAGATTTCGGCCGCAACAATTCACAAAATAATTTATTATCTCAAAAGAAACCTTCTCGGTTATGAAAAAATCAATCCTCTTCTTTATGACCCTTATATTGAAGATATATCGTGTGACGGTGTAGGAGTTCCTCTATATATTTATCATATCAGATATCTGAATATTGAAAGTAATATTTCTTTTGGAGAAGAAGAGCTTGACTCGCTTGTAATCAAGATGTGCCAGCTTAATAATAAGCACATCTCTGTCAGCCAGCCGATAGTGGATGCAACAATTCAGGACGGGTCAAGGCTTCAGGCTATGCTGGGGAGAGAAATTACTCCGCGCGGCAGTTCTTTTACTATCCGTAAGTTCAGAAAAGATCCGATCACGCCTATCGACCTTCTCGGCTTTAAGACGTGTGATATGGAGATGCTTGTATATCTCTGGCTTGTTATTGAAAACGGCTACAACATGCTTTTTGCTGGTGGGACGGCTTCAGGAAAAACCTCGATGCTTAACGCGACATCCCTTTTCATGCCTTCAACAGCCAAAATAGTCTCAATAGAAGACACAAGGGAACTCCTGCTCTACCACAACAACTGGGTATCGGGCATTGCGAGAGAGAGTTTTTCAGCAGATTCTACCGGGGAAGTTTCCATGTACGACCTTCTGAGAGCCGCCCTGAGACAGCGTCCAGATTTCATAATTGTGGGGGAAGTGAGAGGTGAAGAAGCCCGTACCCTTTTCCAGGCAATGTCAACAGGACATGCTACAAGCTCGACAATGCACGCAGGAGATGTGCAGACCGTTATAAACAGGCTCACACACGAACCCATAAACGTGCCTCATATTATGCTGCAATCTCTTGACGTTCTCTGTATCCAGGAACAGGTGTACATAGATGAGAAAAGAGTCAGGAGGACAAGGAGCCTTGTTGAAGTACTTAACGTTGACCCTGAGACAGGAGACCTTGGCATAAACGAGATTTTCAACTGGGATCCTTCTGAAGACGGCTTCCTGAAAGTTGGAGACTCCCACATCATGCAGGAGATAATGCATGTCAGAGGATGGGATTCGGGCCAGTTGAGGGGTGAGATGGAAAACAGGAGAAAGATCCTTACTTACCTTTATGAGAAGAATATGAGGAGCTACATCCAGGTATCCCTTGTAGTGCAGGCGTATCAGAGTTATCCGAAAATGGTCATGGAAGCCATAGAAAACAACACCCTGCAGGGAATGATACAGGATATGGTCGCTTGA
- a CDS encoding cysteine desulfurase, producing MYDVDAVREDFPVLKEVVYLDSTATTQTPVPAVEAMVEYFYRYAGNHGRGAHRLARETTNRYEDARETVAHFLNADPSKTVFTKNTTEGINLIANSYPWEAGDHIVTTMLEHHSNLLPWLRLQKKGIDVTVIKPDREGIIDPRMIENALTDRTKLIAVTHISNVFGSVQNVSRITKLARKNGVKILVDGAQSAGHVPVNIKTLGCDFFATAGHKGLLGPQGTGVLYIKDPEVMESASLGGGTVSDVRGHEYTLEPSPTCFEAGTPNIPGVIGLGKAVEYVKKIGISEIEKHEAELSRQAAKRLSELDHVEVYGPENRAGIVPFNVTGLHAHDVALILDQTRKICVRSGHHCAIPVTRFLEVESTVRASFALYNTKEEVDILVKAVDALKALVS from the coding sequence ATGTACGATGTAGATGCGGTCCGTGAAGATTTTCCTGTTTTAAAAGAAGTTGTGTACCTTGACAGTACGGCGACCACGCAGACTCCGGTCCCTGCAGTCGAAGCCATGGTTGAATATTTCTACAGGTATGCCGGCAACCACGGGAGAGGAGCGCACCGCCTTGCCAGAGAGACCACAAACCGGTACGAAGACGCAAGGGAAACTGTTGCCCATTTTCTTAATGCAGACCCTTCAAAGACCGTATTTACGAAAAACACGACCGAAGGGATAAACCTTATTGCAAATAGCTATCCCTGGGAGGCAGGAGACCATATAGTTACAACCATGCTCGAGCATCATTCAAACCTTCTTCCCTGGCTGCGCCTGCAAAAAAAAGGAATTGATGTGACAGTGATAAAACCGGACCGTGAAGGCATAATTGATCCCCGCATGATAGAAAATGCCCTTACTGACAGGACGAAACTGATTGCCGTCACGCATATCTCAAACGTTTTCGGGTCCGTCCAGAACGTCAGCAGGATCACGAAACTTGCCCGCAAAAACGGAGTAAAAATCCTCGTTGACGGGGCTCAGTCCGCAGGGCATGTACCGGTGAACATTAAAACACTTGGATGTGACTTTTTTGCAACCGCAGGGCATAAAGGGCTTCTAGGACCCCAGGGGACTGGCGTACTTTACATTAAAGATCCTGAAGTGATGGAAAGCGCCTCTCTGGGAGGAGGAACGGTTTCGGATGTCAGAGGGCATGAGTACACTCTTGAGCCCTCCCCGACATGTTTTGAAGCCGGCACCCCGAATATCCCGGGGGTTATAGGGCTTGGAAAGGCAGTAGAGTATGTAAAAAAAATCGGAATTTCCGAAATTGAAAAGCATGAAGCTGAGCTTTCCCGGCAGGCTGCGAAAAGGCTCTCGGAACTTGATCACGTAGAGGTTTACGGGCCTGAAAACAGGGCAGGGATTGTTCCTTTTAATGTTACCGGGCTTCATGCCCATGATGTCGCCCTGATTCTTGACCAGACAAGAAAAATTTGCGTCCGTAGCGGACACCATTGTGCAATCCCTGTTACCCGTTTCCTCGAAGTGGAAAGTACGGTAAGGGCTTCTTTTGCACTTTATAACACAAAAGAAGAGGTAGATATTCTTGTAAAGGCTGTGGATGCTCTCAAGGCTCTCGTATCCTGA
- a CDS encoding GNAT family N-acetyltransferase, with translation MTEIQIRKAEKKDLLSIQRLLSTYFLDMENLGPEDFILAEMGGKITGCAAPVRGTYGDRNFLEIHSIAVHPNFRGKGIGKRLIDYIINTLKDPDNSDNPVCELYVRTGSPGFFEKLGFIRLPDTDKLHLWAECKNCEHFEGCTQHAMKYSRSVNYH, from the coding sequence ATGACAGAAATTCAAATCAGAAAAGCCGAAAAAAAAGACCTGCTATCAATCCAGAGGCTTCTATCAACTTATTTTCTGGACATGGAAAATCTTGGTCCTGAAGACTTTATACTGGCGGAAATGGGAGGAAAAATAACTGGATGTGCTGCACCCGTAAGAGGCACGTATGGAGACAGGAATTTTTTAGAAATTCATTCCATAGCCGTACACCCAAACTTTAGAGGAAAAGGTATCGGGAAAAGGCTTATAGACTACATTATAAATACCCTGAAAGATCCAGATAACTCGGATAACCCGGTATGTGAATTATACGTCAGGACAGGTTCTCCGGGCTTTTTTGAAAAACTTGGTTTCATAAGATTACCTGATACCGATAAATTACACCTCTGGGCTGAGTGTAAAAATTGTGAACATTTTGAGGGATGTACCCAGCATGCCATGAAATATTCCAGATCCGTGAACTACCACTAA
- a CDS encoding DUF126 domain-containing protein gives MIPIKFKGRTISRGCAEGEVLISRDPISFLGSVDPRTGIVVEEKHSLAGKSIKGKVLVFPHGKGSTVGSYVMYQLKKNEAAPAAIINLETEPIVAVGAIISEIPLVDMLEKDPYEFLKDGDTVLVNGSEGYIELLKQGEGQAKK, from the coding sequence GTGATTCCCATTAAATTCAAAGGCAGAACAATTTCAAGGGGATGCGCAGAAGGGGAGGTTTTGATTTCAAGGGACCCGATCTCCTTTCTGGGAAGTGTGGATCCCAGAACCGGGATTGTTGTTGAGGAAAAACACTCTCTGGCAGGAAAATCAATAAAAGGTAAGGTTCTTGTTTTCCCTCATGGGAAAGGCTCTACTGTTGGGTCCTATGTGATGTACCAGCTTAAAAAAAATGAGGCAGCTCCTGCGGCAATCATCAATCTGGAAACCGAACCTATCGTAGCAGTAGGAGCAATTATATCCGAGATCCCGCTCGTTGATATGCTGGAAAAGGACCCTTACGAGTTTTTAAAGGACGGAGACACTGTCCTGGTAAACGGCAGTGAAGGATATATTGAGCTGCTCAAACAGGGCGAAGGGCAGGCAAAAAAATGA